The segment CGCCGGTGACCGGCCGGCAGCGCGTCACTCGTCAGCCGGGTCGGAGCCGAACACAGTTCGCCGCACGAGCGCCGCGAGTGCCGTACGCGTGCGCTCTCGTGAAACGCCGGCATCGCCGCGCAGGCCTCGATCGCCGCCGCAGTTGGTGCGACGAGCAAGGCCATGACAGGAGGGTGGCCATTTTTGCGGGCGTCCAATGCCGGTGGCGGCGCGAGGGGGATAGCGGACGGGCGTGCGCCGGCGTACGTCGCGCGGCGGAGCGACGACGCGCGGGAACGGTGCGGCGACGTCGCCGCGGCGCACGCTGGTGAGGCGACCGCTACTCGGCCAGGACGTCGTCCGGATCGCGCTCGTCGGCGTCGAGGTCGCCGTCGCCGTCGTCGTCGTCGAACAGCCGCGTCGCCGCGTCGAGGTTGGCCTCGAACGCGCTGAGCAGCGCGTCGTTGGAGCCGTCCTCGATCCGTATGACGCCGTCGTCGCCGACCGCGGCGGCGTCGAGGTCCACGCCGGCAAACAGCCCGGCGCCGTCGAACGCGACGAACAGGGCGTGCGTGGTCGCGTCGATCGGGAACGCGCCGTCGACCGCGTCGAGCCGCAACTCGTCGCTGCGGTCGGACCGCAGAACGAACGGGATGCCGTCGCCGCGCGTGCCGGCCACGTAGATCGACGCGCCTTCGAGTTCCGGCGGCGCTCCGGGCGGACAGCCAGGGCCGGTGCTGCGGCGCCGCGGAGGGCGGCGGGAAGCAGCCGAGCGCGCGCCGCCGTCAGGCTCGGCGCCGATCCGCGGCGCGTGGACCTGAGGGTCGGCGTGGATCCCGGGCGGCCCCCGGGGTGAAGCCGGTCGCCGGAGACGATGCCGCGGTGCGGCAGGGCCGGCGCGCCGCATCGCCGAGGCGTCGGGCGCGGTGGCAGCGCCGCGACGAAACTCGGCGACCGGTGTTGACATCCAAACCCGGAGTCATAAAATGACCGCTGGTCAGTAACTTATGGTCATAAAATGACCGACGGTCAGGTCTTCGGCATGGCGGCACAATCCAGGCGACAGCGCGAGCGCGAGGAGCGGCGGCGCGACATTCTGGACGCGGCAGAGCGCGTGTTTCTCGCAAAGGGGTTCGCGCAGGCGACGATGGACGAGGTCGCGGCGTCGTGCGAGCTGTCCAAGGGTGCCCTGTACCTGTACTTCCGCAGCAAGGATGAGTTGTACGTCGCCGTCTGCCTGCGGACGCTGGCGCAGCTCGTCGGCGAGTACGAACGCGTCGCGTCGTCGGGGAAGTCCGGACTCGACACGTTGCGCGACCTGGGCCGGTGCTACGTGCAGTTCGCGCGCGACCACGCCGAGCAGTTCCGCCTCGGCATGTCGTGGATGCTGTCGAACGCGCGCATCGACCCGGACACCCGCAACTACGCCGAGTACCGCCGCTGCATCCAGCGCCTGTTTGCGATCGCCATCGAGACGATCGAACGCGGCCAGCGCGACGGCTCGGTGGCGACCGACGTAGAACCCGCGCAGTTCGCCATGCAGATGTGGGGAGCGACCGTCGGCATGCTGCTGCTCGCCGCGAACCGCGAGGAACTGCTGCGCCGCATCGATCGCGACGTCGACTTCGAGTCGCTCGTGCCGTCGTTCCTCGACCGAGTGCTCGACTCGCTCCGCCCGACACGAGGACCCGCAACATGATCCCCGCAACCGTTCGCCGGGCGCATTCGCCCGCACGCGTCGTGACCGCCGGCGTGGCACTGGCCGCGCTTGCGTGTTCTCCGCACCGAGTGGTCCACAACCCGGCGCCTCCCGTCGCGCTCGGCGACGCCTACCGCGGCCGGGGCGGCGACGCGCCGATGCCGGAGCGCTGGTGGCGCGACTTTGGCGACCCGCGACTCGACGCGCTCGTCGACCGCGCCCTGTCGGGCAACTTCCAACTGCGAGCGGCCTACGCGCGCATCGAGCAGGCGCGGGCGGTCGCCCGCCAGGCGGCGTCCGGCCAGTGGCCGCAGATCGACGCGTCCGCCTCGGCGCAACGCGCGTCCAATCGCGTGTTCTTCGGCCCCAACACGTTCGAGTTCACGCAGAACCAATATCGCGTGTCGGCGTCGGCGGCATATGAAGTCGACCTGTTCCGCCGGATCGGCTCGCAGGCGGACGCCGCCAGCCTCGACGTCGCCGCGACTCGCGACGACCTGGAGGCGATGGCGTTGTCGATTGCAGCCGAGACCGCGGAGGCGTGGTTCGACCTCGTGCTTCAACGCCAGCGCCGCGCGCTGCTCGAGCAGCAACTTCAGACCAACGAGACGTTCGTGGAGCTCGTCAAGCTGCGGTTCGAGCGCGGCCTCGGCGTGAGCGCCGTCGACGTGTTGCAGGCCCGCTCGCAAGTCGCCGCCGTCCGCGCTCAGCTCGCCCTGTCGGACGCACTCGAGCAGGTAGCGGCGCACCGCCTGGCATTGCTCGTCGGCGTCGCGCCCGGGTCGCTGGACGTCGATCCGGGTGACACGCTGCCTGCCCTGCCGCCGTTGCCGCGTACCGGCGTCCCCGCCGACTTGCTGTTGCGCCGCCCAGACGTGCGCGCGATGCGCCGGCGCGTCGAGGCGGCAGACCATCGCTACGCCGCCGCGATCGCCGCGCGGCTGCCGCGGCTGTCGCTGCAAGGGGAGGTGTTTTCGTCCGCCAAGTCGGTGACCGATCTGATCGCGAAGCCGCTCTACAACCTGGCCGGCAACCTGCTCGGTCCGCTGTTCGACGGCGGGCGGCGCGCCGCCGAGGCGGATCGCGCGCGCGCCGCCGTCGACGAGTTGACCGCGTCGTTCGGCCAGATCCTGCTCGCCGCGTTGCTCGAGGTCGAAAACGCGCTCGCCCTGGAGAAGGGGCAGGCCGCGCACATCGCGGAACTCGAACGCCAGGTCGAGATCAGCCGCGGCGTGCTGCGAGAGACGCGAAGTCGCTATCGAGACGGCCTCACCGACTTCTTGCCCGTCCTCAACGCGCTATCCGCACTGCACGCGAGCGAGCAGCAACTGCTCGCCGCGCGCCGCCAACTCATTTCCTACCGAATCCAACTGTGCCGTGCGCTCGGCGGCACCTGGACGTCCCAACTCGCGCGAGAGAGCCGACATGACTGAACCATCACCGACCCTCGGCAGCCGCATCCGCCGCGTCGTCGTCCCCGTGGCCATCTTTGCCGCGGGGATCGCGGTGTTTGCGGCCCTCAAGGCGACCAAGCCGGCCCCCAAGAAGAAGGAGGTCGACGATCGCGGGCCGCTGGTCGAAGTCGTGACCGTGAACCGCGTCGATCGCGCCGTGCAAGTGCGCGCGAACGGGCGCGTCATCCCGGCACGGGTCGCCGCGGT is part of the Deltaproteobacteria bacterium genome and harbors:
- a CDS encoding TetR/AcrR family transcriptional regulator, whose amino-acid sequence is MTDGQVFGMAAQSRRQREREERRRDILDAAERVFLAKGFAQATMDEVAASCELSKGALYLYFRSKDELYVAVCLRTLAQLVGEYERVASSGKSGLDTLRDLGRCYVQFARDHAEQFRLGMSWMLSNARIDPDTRNYAEYRRCIQRLFAIAIETIERGQRDGSVATDVEPAQFAMQMWGATVGMLLLAANREELLRRIDRDVDFESLVPSFLDRVLDSLRPTRGPAT
- a CDS encoding TolC family protein produces the protein MIPATVRRAHSPARVVTAGVALAALACSPHRVVHNPAPPVALGDAYRGRGGDAPMPERWWRDFGDPRLDALVDRALSGNFQLRAAYARIEQARAVARQAASGQWPQIDASASAQRASNRVFFGPNTFEFTQNQYRVSASAAYEVDLFRRIGSQADAASLDVAATRDDLEAMALSIAAETAEAWFDLVLQRQRRALLEQQLQTNETFVELVKLRFERGLGVSAVDVLQARSQVAAVRAQLALSDALEQVAAHRLALLVGVAPGSLDVDPGDTLPALPPLPRTGVPADLLLRRPDVRAMRRRVEAADHRYAAAIAARLPRLSLQGEVFSSAKSVTDLIAKPLYNLAGNLLGPLFDGGRRAAEADRARAAVDELTASFGQILLAALLEVENALALEKGQAAHIAELERQVEISRGVLRETRSRYRDGLTDFLPVLNALSALHASEQQLLAARRQLISYRIQLCRALGGTWTSQLARESRHD